AACTGAGCAGAACAGattattgttcattttcttgctggcatatatttttatctggaaaacagcatggaggttcctcaaaatgttgaaaatagaactggcATATATTTTTAGATCCTGTTCTAGCTTTGCTTTGCTGGTGTTACAAGTAGTAATCTCTCTCTTTGACCACTACTTCTGTTCTGGAAGCTGGTCATGGGTGGGCAGCAGGGGAGGAGCCAGTGGGTGAGAGGAAACTGAAGTGGGTCTAGTCTAGCTTCTGCCTGAGAAGCCACATGGTGCTGGGTCCAGATGCCCCTTCTGTGGGAGGAGGAATCCATGAGCTTCCTTCCAAATCTAGCAGCTTGTGATGACCCAGTGAGGGAACTAGCAGGAGAGACCCTGCTTGACTCCTCTGGTATGGGATGTCATTGGAGGACAACTTGCAAAGGATTCTGGACAAGGCTGGTCAGAgcagttttatttgtcagaatccACAGAACGAGGAGTTCTGTGACAGGAAATGTATAGTGAGAAAACATAAGATAGGGCGGATTTGAAAGATTTGAAAAATGCTCACAGAAGTCATGTATCGAGGCCACTCTGTTTTAGGCTTCTAAGTGCATCCCAGTTTAGGTTTTCTTAACCACAAAACCTGGAAGCATGCAGTTACTTGCTGGTTGAGAAGAATACATACTTAACTTTCAGGGTCTCTTCCTTGGCTCTGCCAGTTAAAGTCAGAATTAAAGTCACTGCACAGGTGACATGTCTCTGCACTGTTGGTGGTTTACCACTCTGATGTTCTCATTATGAAATCTCTCTTGAATGTTCGCCATTTCTACTCAgagttttgaaaatgttaatttccttttctttcttccattgtaAAGACTTAACAACTGTAAccttttagagaaaaatttgTTGGTTACAGGGTgcatacatatagatatatacattgTATAATCATCTTGCCAtttcattttcaataattttggaaagacaaatgcaacttttttttgaaaatctgaaatcTAAAGTTGTCCTTACCAGTTCTCTGAGAGGAATTCTCTGATACCaaaaggaattttagaaacagacaGCATTTACCTTCAAATCTAATTTCACAGGGTATTTGCCTAGTAATAGAGCCATTTTTTCTCATTAGGGTGAAGTATGCCATATGTTGATTGCCTAACAAGGACGTCATATCTGACTTGCCTTAGCCCATATTGTGGAATGGATTTTCTACAGTAAGTATCAGAGTTTCTCAGACTCAGTTATTCTGCATCCTCTGAAACTAAACAGGCTTCCTAATGCGGGTAAGACAGAAGCTAAGGTGGGTGGGAAACAAAGTTGCCAAGCTTCAACCATTGTCCTTGGAGGTGGGAATGGAGAAGGGCGAATGTGAGTCATATGAATTTGTTTAATTGATTACTAATGGTAAAACAgacataacataaaaatttaccaCCTAAACCGTTCTGAAGAGTACAGTTCGTGGTGTTCAGGTACATTCGTGTTGTGCATCCATGGCTTTCCTCCATCTCAAGAACTTTCATTGTCCCAAGATCTGAACCCATTAACTCtacatcccctcccccaacccctgacaaccaccattctaccctCTGTGTCTTTGAGCTTATACCCTAGGGACCCGTGTAAGTGGACTCCTGCAGTATTTCTCTTTTGGGGACAGGCTTGACGTGTTGTTTAGCATATTCAGTCCCATTTCATTAGGTAGCCCTTTGTTTTGTATGCTTGTTGTAAGATGCTTAACTCAGAACCCAAATGCTGCAAGACTATCCAAGCAAAGGTGGGTGGCAAGCCAGCCTTGTGGAGTGGGGGTCCTTACTATGTCCCCATCACACACTGCACTGACAGGGTGACAAGCAGAGTTAAAGCATAATCAATTACATTCTGACACTCTTATCAGTTGTACCCCTACAGagttataatttgtttttaaactcagCTTTCAAAACAGCACCATGGAAAGATATTATTTGTTCTGTTTGTCAGATGAAAATTCCAGGCTTTCTAGGGTTTCTGTACTGTTCAGTGTCACACGGCCAGGAAACAGCTGTGCTATGATTGTAGCCAGGACCTCTGATTCCAAACTCAGGGTTCTGAGGCCAGGTCACAGTGCCACGGCTGCTCTCCCGTTCATGGAGGACTGGTCTGGATGGCAAGCTGGCTGTCAAGTGCAGGAATATCCACTTTGGATACCTTCCTGTTTGctgactggcttgtttcactcTGTGGGAATCACCACTTCGGAGGCTGTGATGGTGGATTATCTGTGTCTGATCACCCTCTGTCAGTCCTTGGAGGCCACTGCAGTGCATGTTAGGGTTTCTCTAGCATGCCTTTGCTTTAGGAGGCAGTCCTGACACCCACTTCAGGCTCTTTCCCTTTGTGGAATTGCTGTGCTTTGAGGCCCTGAGTGCACATGAGGGGATGTCTGCTGGGCCATCCCCGTGGAGTGGTAGGCTGTTATGGAatgaattatttgaattatttcttagACATTGGTCAGAACTATTGAAGCAGTCTGCTACTGACTCACATCTCCCTCTGCCATCTTTCCCTTTATGGACGATGGCTGAAGTTGGTGACTGTCCTTCCCCCcctccagctttttaaaaacaactgcAGGGGAGCCTGGTTAGTTCCACAGGTTGTGGGATAATTGAGGTTGAGAAGGTCTATAGAAGGCCTAatactgatgattcacagacctgtacccctgaaacaaataatacattatatgttaataaaaaataaaaataaaaaaataaaaggtctatAAAAGTTCTGTAAAAAATTGGTTCCACATGAAGAACTTGAAATCTAAATTATACAACCAGTATGAGACCCACTTCAGGAGCATAAGATTAGTGGAAGCATTTAAGTCTTGAAGAATTCAGACCTCAGTTCAGGTATGAACTGTGAGGACTCGATTGAATCTCTGAGGCTCAATTTTCTCATGTAGAAAATATCCTCTCATTTTTGTTGTAAGAATTATTTAGCTAATGTAGGTGTGTCTGCATTAGAGAAAACCCTTTGAGGCAGCATTATTACAAACTCAGTCCTATTTTGGGACTGATATCAAACACTTGATGATTGTTTTTTTGTCTACTTGTCTCAAGGAGAACATGTTTTGGAGGAGCCCAAGGCTGAGAGGGGACTcaagaagggaagaatgaaaattGTCTTCAACACCTGAGAAGGATTTTTCTAAGTATTGGAGgagagttcttttatttcttgattctAGTCCCCTAGCCCCTGTGCTTTAAAACATGACAACTGTAAACAATGTGACTGAAATAATTCTCTTGGGGTTTTCCCCCAAACAGGATGTGCAGAAGATCATTTCTGTGATGTTTCTCCTCATGTACACAGCCATTGTGCTGGGTAATGGCCTCATTGTGGTGACAGTCATAGCCAGCAAAGGGCTCACCTcccccatgtatttcttcctcagtTATTTGTCCTTTGTGGAGATTTGTTACTGCTCTGTCACAGCCCCCAAGCTCATTATTGACTCTTTCATTGAAAGGAAAACCATTTCCCTCAAGGGATGCATCACTCAGatatttttcctccatttctttggTGGCACTGAGATCTTTCTCCTGACAgtcatggcctatgaccgctacgTGGCCATCTGTAAACCCCTGCACTACACTGCCATCATGAACCGGCGTGTGTGTGGCCTCCTGGTGGGTGCAGCATGGGGTGGAGGCTTGCTGCATTCTGTTGGGCAAACGTTCCTCATTTTCCAGCTACCCTTCTGTGGCCTCAATGTCCTTGACCACTACTTCTGTGATGTCCACCCTGTGCTGAAGCTGGCCTGCTCAGACACCTTCCTTATTGGTGTGCTCATCATCATAAATGGTGGCACCATTTCAGTGGTCAGCTTCATGGTACTACTTGCTTCCTACGTAGTCATCTTGAACTCACTGAGGACACGGACCTCAGACGGTCAGCGTAAGGCGCTGTCCACCTGTGCCTCTCACATTGCTGTTGTGGGTTTGTTCTTCATTCCCTGTTCCTTCGTCTACTTGAGGCCTTGTGTCACCCTCCCTGCAGATAAGATAGTTGCTGTGTTTTACACAGTGATCACACCTCTCTTAAACCCCCTCATTTACTCCTTCAGGAATG
This sequence is a window from Mustela nigripes isolate SB6536 unplaced genomic scaffold, MUSNIG.SB6536 HiC_scaffold_148, whole genome shotgun sequence. Protein-coding genes within it:
- the LOC132008407 gene encoding olfactory receptor 4X1-like, which gives rise to MTTVNNVTEIILLGFSPKQDVQKIISVMFLLMYTAIVLGNGLIVVTVIASKGLTSPMYFFLSYLSFVEICYCSVTAPKLIIDSFIERKTISLKGCITQIFFLHFFGGTEIFLLTVMAYDRYVAICKPLHYTAIMNRRVCGLLVGAAWGGGLLHSVGQTFLIFQLPFCGLNVLDHYFCDVHPVLKLACSDTFLIGVLIIINGGTISVVSFMVLLASYVVILNSLRTRTSDGQRKALSTCASHIAVVGLFFIPCSFVYLRPCVTLPADKIVAVFYTVITPLLNPLIYSFRNAEVKNAMKRLMRRTVIWEEK